ATTGAGTTTTTCGGCAGAAGGAACGCATTGTAGTCCACCTTTCCTCGACGTGGCCACGCGCATCCGCAGATCCGTTAGGGTCCCGCTGGCGAGAACGTTGATGGTGCTGGTCATCCCGGTCGTGGTGTTTGTCGGGAATCGCCAGCGCTGGCGCCGCCGTTCGGCATGCGGACTCCGTGGGCGACCCGGCCGCGCGTGGCCGACTCCCAGGGGTCTGCACTTTCGAGGTGCATGAGAAGCTAAGAAAATTCCTGGCGGGGATTTCGAATCGTCGTATATTTGACGTCAAAGGGATATTCCCTCGAAATCTCCAGTGTCAATACGGTCCGTCGCCGGAGGACAAGCCATGAGACTGCGCAAGCCTATCCCGACCAGACTATCGTTCCTTATCTGCAGCGCCTTGACGGCCTTGGCGTTCTCCCCGGCCCTGATCGCCGCCCCCCAGTTCCCGAACCCGGTCTACCCGGTTGGCTCGAACCCTTGGGGCATGGCGAAGGCCGACTTCGACGGCGACGGAATCGATGACCTGATCGTCTCGAACCTCGGATCGTCAGCCCCGCCGGGTGAGCTGTCCTTTCTGCGTGGACGGGTGGACGGCACCTTCGCCCCGCAGGTCAAAATCCCGCTCACGCAGGCCCCCTTGGAGGTCTATGCGGGCGACTTCAATAACGATGGAAAACCTGATCTCGCGGTGTACTACCGCTTCACGGCCGCATTCCTGCTCAACCAGGGGCTGGGAATCTTCGGTCCGGAGACTCCTCTCCCAACGATTCTGAGCGTGCGCCAGCTCGAGATGGGAGATTTCAACGGGGACGGCATCGAGGACCTCGTCGTGTACGGCGACTTTTCAGGCCAGCACTTCTTTCAGGTGCTGGTCTTCGCGGGGACCGGCTTCTACGCGGGACCCGCCGTTCCGGCCGGGACCCACAATTTCAGTCCGAGCCCTTACCTTTCCATGAAGGCCGCCGATTTCAACGGCGACGGCAGGGATGACATCGCGGTCGTCACCACCATCTACGACGGTACCAGCGACGTGATGATCTATTGCAGCGTCGGAGATGGCACTTTTTCGGCGCCTTTCATCTATACAACCCAGCGGGATGAGATCCTGTTGGTTTTCCCAGCGGAGCTCAACAACGATGGCCAAATGGATCTGGTGTTCGAATCATCCTATTTTGTTGGCGGAAGCAGCCATTTCGAGAATGTGCTGATGTACGGCCGCGGGGACGGAACCCTGGATCCAGGTCCGACCCTCTTCGTGTCCGCGGGAGCAGGCTTGCTCAATGCCATCGCGCCGGGCGATCTGAACCGGGACGGAATCCAGGACTTTGTCGCCGCGAGCGAATACGATTTCACGGTCTATCTGGGGCTGGGGGGTGGAAGCTTTGCACCGCAGCCGGTGAATTACCTTGGAAACGGCAACGCCAAGGCCTTGCTGACCGATCTCCAGGGGGACGGGCAGGCCGATCTGGTCATGCTTGGCAACAGTTCCGAGGCGGTTTTCACCATCTTGGGGAACGGGGACGGTAGCTTCGGACCTGCTCCGATCGAGGCCTTGCAGTATGCGCCCATCGGCGCCGCGGCGGTGGGAGATTTCAACGAAGACGGAAAACTGGACCTGGCCGCAGGCCGTGTCGACGCGAACCAGGTCTCGCTGCTGTTCGGAAACGGTGACGGAAGCTTCGGCTCTGAATCGAGGATTCCGGGCGGCGTGGGCGCCTTGGCCCTCGCCGCGGCCGACTTCGATTCCGACGGTCACGTGGACCTGGCGGAAGCGGTG
Above is a genomic segment from Candidatus Polarisedimenticolia bacterium containing:
- a CDS encoding VCBS repeat-containing protein, with the protein product MRLRKPIPTRLSFLICSALTALAFSPALIAAPQFPNPVYPVGSNPWGMAKADFDGDGIDDLIVSNLGSSAPPGELSFLRGRVDGTFAPQVKIPLTQAPLEVYAGDFNNDGKPDLAVYYRFTAAFLLNQGLGIFGPETPLPTILSVRQLEMGDFNGDGIEDLVVYGDFSGQHFFQVLVFAGTGFYAGPAVPAGTHNFSPSPYLSMKAADFNGDGRDDIAVVTTIYDGTSDVMIYCSVGDGTFSAPFIYTTQRDEILLVFPAELNNDGQMDLVFESSYFVGGSSHFENVLMYGRGDGTLDPGPTLFVSAGAGLLNAIAPGDLNRDGIQDFVAASEYDFTVYLGLGGGSFAPQPVNYLGNGNAKALLTDLQGDGQADLVMLGNSSEAVFTILGNGDGSFGPAPIEALQYAPIGAAAVGDFNEDGKLDLAAGRVDANQVSLLFGNGDGSFGSESRIPGGVGALALAAADFDSDGHVDLAEAVLNWPYVRPNPIPPGTLIISKGNGDGTFAPPDSYATGPYPLRMVVSDFNSDGVPDIAVADVGNLVGVLSDVRVYLGSVGGSMSPALSKTIPTLPSDMAVGDFNLDGHPDLVVTIRNDRAPGTALILLGNGDGTFQNPITLATFSRTLNVAVAVSDLNGDGKPDLVVADSGDSLPPPNNPGAVHVFLGQGDATFVPGVTFLAGYGPYDVSLADFDGDSITDLFVETSNGYESFFPGLGNGTFGTEERYGLFGTPTILGSFDFNGDNLEDLLAFSSAGLFVIERRAPRMTNILDPKARFSAAGGRRKEIVEWSTDHEGDLTGFNLVTLTPGGHRARINALPIACAECTTGRGHSYAASLRAPGKGRTIYIEVLYRDGHSELFGPAEGSVRHKGVPSLPSP